From a single Streptomyces sp. 1331.2 genomic region:
- a CDS encoding DUF5691 domain-containing protein, with protein MTTTQDPWEPLQTSALLGTERRPLPATALPFAEAVDRTDPATALLELAALATVRRRAGALPVPAAGPPGPAAPEDTRPELPEPATRRLAVLLAGRAGGSGGGTLANLAELLPQWLATARARGLRPPAALIPGLLDAARARSELRSDAVALAGPLGRWLAEQNPDWRFVLRTTTQEAAQRPDAPTDHHLWHEGLFAERVTHLTLLRRSDPAAGLELLRSTWSTERAEDRLLFLDALQDGLSPADEPFLEAALGDRSKNVRATAAELLSTLPGSALARRMAERAQAAVRLAEAGTHLLVTPPTECDAAMQRDGIAPKSPTGRGERAWWFGELVAAAPLSLWPESTGLTPEELLSLRVGDSIDETSSSWADDLREAWARAAVRQHDADWARALLGPAPVPPTRGAGRARAPRATGAPAKLLAVLPPEERAAWTAAFIEVHGLGEAFQLLGACTTPWTPPLSTAVVTALARAAASGAYPWSHSGVLGMTERALAPETAAAVAELAAEAAPDSAWAETFGRLAGTLRFRAAMLAELAEPTG; from the coding sequence ATGACGACCACCCAGGATCCGTGGGAGCCCCTGCAGACCAGCGCCCTGCTCGGCACCGAGCGCCGCCCGCTCCCGGCCACCGCCCTGCCGTTCGCCGAGGCCGTGGACCGCACCGACCCGGCCACCGCGCTGCTGGAGCTGGCCGCCCTCGCCACCGTCCGCCGTCGGGCCGGCGCGCTGCCCGTACCGGCCGCCGGACCGCCCGGCCCGGCCGCGCCCGAGGACACCCGCCCGGAGCTGCCCGAGCCGGCCACCCGCCGACTGGCCGTCCTGCTGGCCGGCCGGGCCGGCGGCAGCGGCGGCGGCACCCTGGCCAACCTGGCCGAGCTGCTGCCGCAGTGGCTCGCCACCGCCCGCGCCCGGGGCCTGCGGCCGCCCGCCGCACTGATACCCGGCCTGCTCGACGCGGCCCGCGCCCGCAGCGAACTGCGCAGCGACGCCGTGGCGTTGGCCGGTCCGCTGGGCCGCTGGCTGGCCGAGCAGAACCCCGACTGGCGGTTCGTCCTGCGCACCACCACCCAGGAGGCGGCGCAGCGGCCGGACGCCCCCACCGACCACCACCTGTGGCACGAGGGCCTGTTCGCCGAGCGCGTCACCCACCTCACCCTGCTGCGCCGCAGTGACCCGGCCGCCGGCCTGGAGCTGCTGCGGAGCACCTGGTCCACCGAGCGCGCCGAGGACCGCCTGCTCTTCCTGGACGCCCTCCAGGACGGCCTCTCCCCCGCCGACGAGCCGTTCCTGGAGGCCGCCCTCGGCGACCGCAGCAAGAACGTCCGCGCCACCGCCGCCGAACTGCTCTCCACCCTGCCCGGCTCCGCGCTGGCCCGCCGGATGGCCGAGCGGGCGCAGGCCGCCGTCCGCCTCGCCGAGGCGGGCACACACCTGCTGGTCACCCCGCCCACCGAGTGCGACGCCGCCATGCAGCGCGACGGGATCGCCCCCAAGTCACCCACCGGGCGCGGCGAACGGGCCTGGTGGTTCGGCGAGCTGGTGGCCGCCGCGCCGCTCTCGCTCTGGCCGGAGAGCACCGGGCTGACCCCCGAGGAGCTGCTCTCCCTGCGGGTCGGCGACAGCATCGACGAGACCAGCAGCAGCTGGGCCGACGACCTGCGGGAGGCCTGGGCCCGCGCCGCCGTCCGCCAGCACGACGCCGACTGGGCGCGGGCGCTGCTCGGCCCGGCCCCGGTGCCGCCCACCCGCGGCGCCGGCCGGGCCCGCGCCCCGCGCGCCACCGGCGCCCCGGCCAAGCTGCTGGCCGTCCTCCCGCCCGAGGAACGGGCCGCCTGGACGGCCGCCTTCATCGAGGTGCACGGGCTGGGCGAGGCCTTCCAGCTGCTCGGCGCCTGCACCACCCCGTGGACTCCGCCGCTGTCCACCGCCGTGGTGACGGCGCTGGCCCGGGCCGCCGCCTCCGGCGCGTACCCGTGGAGCCACAGCGGGGTGCTCGGGATGACGGAACGCGCGCTCGCCCCGGAGACGGCCGCCGCGGTGGCGGAGCTGGCCGCCGAGGCCGCCCCGGACTCCGCCTGGGCGGAGACCTTCGGGCGGCTCGCCGGCACCCTGCGCTTCCGGGCCGCGATGCTCGCGGAGCTGGCGGAGCCGACGGGCTGA
- a CDS encoding ATP-binding protein produces the protein MTDVLRQHAEDAFAGELAALAAQDDRPRPERWKLSPWAVATYLLGGELADGTRITPKYIGPRRVVEVAVTTLATDRALLLLGVPGTAKTWVSEHLAAAISGDSTMLVQGTAGTPEEAVRYGWNYAQLLTNGPSRDALVPSPLMRAMADGKIARVEELTRIPADVQDSLITILSEKTLPVPELGSETQAVRGFNVIATANDRDRGVNELSSALRRRFNTVVLPLPGSLEEEVEIVTRRVGQLGRSLELPELPGGAEEIRRVVTVFRELRAGITTDGRTKVKTPSGTLSTAEAISVVTNGMALATHFGDGVLRAGDVTAGILGAVVRDPVADQAVWREYVEGVVRERDGWKDFYRAAREVTA, from the coding sequence ATGACCGACGTTCTGCGGCAGCACGCCGAGGACGCCTTCGCCGGTGAACTGGCCGCGCTGGCCGCGCAGGACGACCGTCCGCGCCCGGAGCGCTGGAAGCTCTCGCCGTGGGCCGTGGCGACGTACCTGCTCGGCGGCGAACTGGCCGACGGCACCCGGATCACCCCCAAGTACATCGGCCCCCGCCGGGTGGTCGAGGTCGCCGTGACGACCCTGGCGACGGACCGTGCGCTGCTGCTGCTCGGGGTGCCCGGCACCGCGAAGACCTGGGTGTCCGAGCACCTGGCGGCCGCGATCAGCGGCGACTCGACGATGCTGGTGCAGGGCACCGCCGGAACGCCCGAGGAGGCCGTCCGGTACGGCTGGAACTACGCCCAGCTGCTCACCAACGGCCCCAGCCGGGACGCCCTGGTGCCCTCGCCGCTGATGCGGGCGATGGCCGACGGCAAGATCGCCCGGGTGGAGGAGCTGACCCGCATCCCGGCCGACGTGCAGGACAGTCTGATCACCATCCTGTCCGAGAAGACGCTCCCGGTACCGGAGTTGGGCTCCGAGACGCAGGCCGTGCGCGGCTTCAACGTGATCGCCACCGCCAACGACCGCGACCGCGGCGTCAACGAGCTGTCCAGCGCGCTGCGCCGCCGCTTCAACACCGTGGTGCTGCCGCTGCCGGGCTCGCTGGAGGAGGAGGTCGAGATCGTCACCCGCCGGGTCGGCCAGCTCGGCCGCTCCCTGGAACTGCCCGAACTGCCGGGCGGCGCCGAGGAGATCAGGCGGGTGGTGACCGTCTTCCGCGAGCTGCGGGCCGGGATCACCACGGACGGCCGGACGAAGGTCAAGACCCCGAGCGGCACCCTGTCCACGGCCGAGGCGATCTCGGTGGTGACCAACGGCATGGCCCTGGCCACCCACTTCGGCGACGGCGTGCTGCGCGCCGGGGACGTCACGGCCGGCATCCTCGGCGCGGTCGTCCGTGACCCGGTGGCGGACCAGGCCGTCTGGCGCGAGTACGTCGAAGGGGTGGTGCGCGAGCGCGACGGCTGGAAGGACTTCTACCGGGCCGCCCGCGAGGTGACGGCATGA
- the pcrA gene encoding DNA helicase PcrA produces MSSLFDDLPLPGFEAPAAGSKQPAVPVDAVDEEPPPYEDDLPYDAYEEAIPEGLFHTAAFDQPGGAAEAERDAWYRNGAARTVIDPAQLLEGMNDPQREAVLHAGSPLLIVAGAGSGKTRVLTHRIAYLLGARGVQPGEILAITFTNKAAGEMRERVESLVGPRARAMWVSTFHSACVRILRRESKQLGFTSSFSIYDSADSQRLMSLVCRDLDLDPKQFPPKSFMAKISNLKNELIDEETFADQAANPMEKKLAEAYALYQRRLREANALDFDDIIMTTVNLLQAFPDVAEHYRRRFRHILVDEYQDTNHAQYMLVRELSGGSVAAAPKRTADGDFVNPAAAHLAEVPPAELCVVGDADQSIYAFRGATIRNILQFEEDYPNATTILLEQNYRSTQTILSAANAVIERNANRREKKLWTAGDHGEKVVGYVADDEHGEAQFIADEIDRLTDKGEAKPGDVAIFYRTNAQSRVFEEVFIRVGLPYKVVGGVRFYERKEVRDVLAYLRVLSNPEDTVPLRRILNVPKRGIGERAEAMIDALAARERISFAQALVRVDEAYGMAARSANAVKKFNTLMAGLRQVVESGAGPAAVLEAVLEETGYLAELQASTDPQDETRVENLQELASVALEYEQDPGERPDAGEEGTPPVGSLADFLERVALVADSDQIPDEDEEGQGVITMMTLHTAKGLEFPVVFLTGMEDGIFPHMRALNQVKELEEERRLAYVGLTRARERLYLTRSVLRSAWGQPAYNPASRFLEEIPETLVEWKRTGAAQAPVQRGYSSGSSWGKSSSGGGSSRSSSSAAAPKAGWGQSARRGGRVVEREAVSLAVGDRVTHDSFGLGTVVAVTGVGDRAQATVDFGADGRKQLLLRYAPVEKL; encoded by the coding sequence ATGAGTAGCCTCTTTGACGACCTCCCGCTCCCCGGTTTCGAGGCACCCGCCGCCGGGTCGAAGCAGCCCGCCGTGCCCGTCGACGCCGTCGACGAGGAGCCCCCGCCGTACGAGGACGACCTCCCGTACGACGCGTACGAGGAGGCGATTCCGGAGGGGCTGTTCCACACCGCGGCTTTCGATCAGCCGGGGGGCGCCGCCGAGGCGGAGCGGGACGCCTGGTACCGCAACGGCGCCGCCCGGACGGTGATCGACCCGGCGCAGCTGCTGGAGGGGATGAACGACCCGCAGCGCGAGGCGGTGCTGCACGCGGGCTCGCCGCTGCTGATCGTGGCCGGCGCCGGCTCGGGCAAGACCCGGGTGCTGACCCACCGGATCGCGTACCTGCTGGGCGCCCGCGGGGTGCAGCCGGGGGAGATCCTGGCGATCACCTTCACCAACAAGGCGGCCGGCGAGATGCGCGAGCGCGTCGAGTCGCTGGTCGGCCCGCGCGCCCGGGCCATGTGGGTGTCCACCTTCCACAGCGCCTGCGTGCGGATCCTGCGCCGCGAGTCCAAGCAGCTGGGCTTCACCTCCAGCTTCTCGATCTACGACTCCGCCGACTCGCAGCGGCTGATGTCGCTGGTCTGCCGGGACCTCGACCTGGACCCGAAGCAGTTCCCGCCGAAGTCCTTCATGGCGAAGATCAGCAACCTCAAGAACGAGCTGATCGACGAGGAGACCTTCGCCGACCAGGCCGCCAACCCGATGGAGAAGAAGCTCGCCGAGGCGTACGCGCTGTACCAGCGGCGGCTGCGCGAGGCCAACGCGCTGGACTTCGACGACATCATCATGACGACGGTGAACCTGCTGCAGGCCTTCCCCGACGTCGCCGAGCACTACCGGCGCCGGTTCCGGCACATCCTGGTCGACGAGTACCAGGACACCAACCACGCCCAGTACATGCTGGTCCGCGAGCTCAGCGGCGGGTCCGTCGCCGCCGCGCCCAAGCGCACCGCGGACGGGGACTTCGTGAACCCGGCCGCCGCGCACCTCGCCGAGGTGCCGCCGGCCGAGCTGTGCGTGGTCGGTGACGCGGACCAGTCGATCTACGCCTTCCGCGGCGCGACGATCCGCAACATCCTCCAGTTCGAGGAGGACTACCCGAACGCGACCACGATCCTGCTGGAGCAGAACTACCGCTCCACCCAGACGATCCTGAGCGCCGCCAACGCCGTCATCGAGCGCAACGCCAACCGCCGCGAGAAGAAGCTCTGGACGGCGGGGGACCACGGCGAGAAGGTCGTCGGCTACGTCGCGGACGACGAGCACGGCGAGGCGCAGTTCATCGCCGACGAGATCGACCGGCTCACCGACAAGGGCGAGGCCAAGCCCGGCGACGTCGCGATCTTCTACCGGACGAACGCCCAGTCCCGCGTGTTCGAGGAGGTGTTCATCCGGGTCGGCCTGCCGTACAAGGTGGTCGGCGGGGTGCGCTTCTACGAGCGCAAGGAGGTCCGGGACGTCCTGGCGTACCTGCGGGTGCTCTCCAACCCGGAGGACACCGTGCCGCTGCGCCGGATCCTCAACGTGCCCAAGCGCGGCATCGGCGAGCGGGCCGAGGCGATGATCGACGCGCTGGCCGCGCGGGAGCGGATCTCCTTCGCCCAGGCGCTGGTGCGGGTGGACGAGGCGTACGGGATGGCCGCGCGCTCGGCCAACGCCGTGAAGAAGTTCAACACCCTGATGGCCGGGCTGCGCCAGGTGGTCGAGTCGGGCGCGGGCCCGGCGGCCGTGCTGGAGGCCGTCCTGGAGGAGACCGGCTACCTGGCCGAGCTCCAGGCCTCCACCGACCCGCAGGACGAGACCCGGGTGGAGAACCTGCAGGAGCTCGCCTCCGTCGCCCTCGAATACGAGCAGGACCCGGGCGAGCGGCCGGACGCCGGGGAGGAGGGCACCCCGCCGGTCGGCTCGCTGGCCGACTTCCTGGAGCGGGTCGCGCTGGTCGCGGACTCGGACCAGATCCCGGACGAGGACGAGGAGGGGCAGGGCGTCATCACGATGATGACCCTGCACACCGCCAAGGGCCTGGAGTTCCCGGTGGTCTTCCTGACCGGCATGGAGGACGGGATCTTCCCGCACATGCGGGCGCTCAACCAGGTCAAGGAGCTGGAGGAGGAGCGCCGGCTCGCGTACGTCGGGCTCACCCGGGCCCGCGAGCGGCTGTACCTGACCCGCTCGGTACTGCGCAGCGCCTGGGGGCAGCCGGCGTACAACCCGGCCTCGCGGTTCCTGGAGGAGATCCCGGAGACGCTGGTGGAGTGGAAGCGCACGGGGGCGGCGCAGGCGCCGGTCCAGCGCGGCTACTCCTCGGGCTCCTCGTGGGGCAAGTCCTCCTCCGGGGGCGGGAGTTCGCGGTCCTCGTCGTCCGCCGCCGCCCCGAAGGCGGGCTGGGGGCAGTCCGCGCGGCGCGGCGGCAGGGTCGTGGAGCGCGAGGCCGTCTCGCTCGCGGTCGGCGACCGGGTCACCCACGACAGCTTCGGCCTGGGCACGGTGGTGGCCGTGACGGGCGTGGGCGACCGGGCGCAGGCCACCGTCGACTTCGGCGCGGACGGGCGCAAGCAGCTGCTGCTGCGCTACGCGCCCGTCGAGAAGCTGTAG
- a CDS encoding DUF5682 family protein, translating to MTEAEVALLGIRHHGPGSARAVAAALAQWKPDAVLVEGPPEADGIVRLAAEKDLVPPVALLAHAVDDPAKAAFWPYAEFSPEWVAIRHAVEHDLPVRFIDLPAAHGFAAVPGGDAPDGTTGPDDADAPPADPLALLAEAAGHDDPERWWEDVVEHRAPGTDALAPFAAVADAMGALRAEGLAESRRDLLREAYMRQQIRAARRAGHRRIAVVCGAFHVPALERMPTVAHDRALLAGLPKKVRTDITWVPWTHRRLAQSTGYGAGVQSPGWYHHLFTTDGDPVPRWLTRAADLLRAEDHPVSSAHVIEAVRLAEALAVLRGRPLAGLTETLDAVRAVLCEGSDVALELVRDRLVVGDELGEVPDAAPAVPLQRDLTRLQRSLRLKPEAAPKDVDLDLRKETDAARSRLLHRLRLLGVDWGVPVRSSVNSTGTFRESWRLCWQPEFAVRIAEAAQWGTTVEEAAGGKAVGAARAAVELAELTGLVETCLLAGLSDALPAVMRVLADCAALDTDVAHLAGALPALVRALRYGDVRGTDHGALAEAAAGLAERVCVGLPPACVGLDAESAAAMRGRLDEVHGAIGLLTAAGTAEPGTAAGTTEPTPAEPAEPAPADAGLAGRWAAALRSLALREPSGGPATGAPGLLRGRAVRLLLDDGRLDSEEAGRRLRLVLSVANAPADAAGWVEGFLTGGGALLLHDPRLLALLDEWLTGVSGEVFTDVLPLLRRTFAGLEAGVRTGIGSRVAAGPLDAPPAEPAPAGELDRARADAAAPVVALLLGVRPTIPRQATGRNT from the coding sequence ATGACCGAGGCTGAGGTCGCCCTCCTCGGCATCCGCCACCACGGCCCCGGCTCGGCCCGGGCGGTGGCCGCCGCCCTGGCGCAGTGGAAGCCGGACGCAGTGCTGGTCGAGGGCCCGCCGGAGGCCGACGGCATCGTCCGTCTGGCCGCCGAGAAGGACCTGGTGCCGCCGGTCGCGCTGCTCGCCCACGCGGTGGACGACCCGGCGAAGGCCGCCTTCTGGCCGTACGCCGAGTTCTCCCCGGAGTGGGTGGCGATCCGCCACGCCGTGGAGCACGACCTGCCGGTCCGCTTCATCGACCTGCCCGCGGCCCACGGCTTCGCGGCCGTCCCCGGCGGGGACGCTCCCGACGGGACAACCGGCCCGGACGACGCCGACGCGCCGCCCGCCGACCCGCTGGCGCTGCTCGCCGAGGCGGCCGGGCACGACGACCCGGAGCGCTGGTGGGAGGACGTGGTCGAGCACCGCGCGCCCGGCACCGACGCGCTGGCGCCGTTCGCCGCCGTCGCCGACGCCATGGGCGCCCTGCGCGCCGAGGGCCTTGCCGAGTCCCGCCGGGACCTGCTGCGCGAGGCGTACATGCGCCAGCAGATCCGCGCCGCCCGCCGCGCCGGGCACCGCCGGATCGCCGTGGTCTGCGGGGCCTTCCACGTCCCCGCGCTGGAGCGGATGCCCACCGTCGCGCACGACCGGGCGCTGCTCGCCGGGCTGCCGAAGAAGGTGCGGACGGACATCACCTGGGTGCCGTGGACGCACCGCCGGCTCGCCCAGTCCACCGGGTACGGCGCGGGCGTGCAGTCGCCCGGCTGGTACCACCACCTGTTCACCACCGACGGCGATCCGGTGCCGCGCTGGCTCACCCGGGCGGCCGACCTCCTGCGGGCCGAGGACCACCCGGTCTCCTCCGCGCACGTCATCGAGGCGGTCCGGCTCGCCGAGGCCCTGGCCGTCCTGCGCGGCCGCCCGCTCGCCGGGCTGACCGAGACCCTGGACGCCGTCCGCGCGGTGCTCTGCGAGGGTTCCGACGTCGCCCTGGAGCTCGTCCGGGACCGCCTGGTGGTCGGCGACGAGCTGGGCGAGGTCCCGGACGCGGCGCCGGCCGTGCCGCTGCAGCGCGACCTCACCCGGCTGCAGCGCTCGCTGCGCCTCAAGCCCGAGGCCGCACCGAAGGACGTCGACCTGGACCTGCGCAAGGAGACCGACGCGGCCCGCTCCCGGCTGCTGCACCGGCTGCGGCTGCTGGGCGTGGACTGGGGCGTGCCGGTCCGCTCCTCGGTCAACTCGACCGGGACGTTCCGGGAGAGCTGGCGGCTGTGCTGGCAGCCGGAGTTCGCGGTGCGGATCGCCGAGGCCGCCCAGTGGGGCACCACGGTCGAGGAGGCGGCCGGCGGCAAGGCGGTCGGTGCCGCCCGCGCCGCCGTCGAACTCGCCGAGCTGACCGGCCTGGTGGAGACCTGCCTGCTGGCCGGGCTGTCCGACGCGCTGCCCGCCGTGATGCGGGTGCTCGCCGACTGCGCGGCCCTGGACACCGACGTCGCGCACCTGGCCGGCGCGCTGCCCGCGCTGGTCCGCGCGCTGCGCTACGGCGACGTGCGCGGCACCGACCACGGCGCGCTCGCCGAGGCGGCGGCGGGCCTGGCCGAGCGGGTCTGCGTCGGACTGCCGCCCGCCTGCGTCGGGCTGGACGCCGAGAGCGCGGCGGCGATGCGCGGCCGCCTGGACGAGGTGCACGGCGCGATCGGCCTGCTGACCGCCGCTGGCACGGCCGAACCCGGGACGGCTGCCGGGACCACTGAACCGACGCCTGCCGAACCCGCAGAACCCGCACCGGCTGACGCCGGTCTGGCCGGGCGCTGGGCCGCCGCCCTGCGCTCGCTGGCCCTGCGCGAGCCGTCCGGCGGACCGGCCACCGGCGCCCCCGGCCTGCTCCGCGGCCGGGCCGTCCGCCTGCTGCTGGACGACGGCCGGCTCGACTCCGAGGAGGCCGGCCGCCGGCTGCGACTGGTCCTGTCCGTCGCCAACGCCCCGGCGGACGCGGCCGGCTGGGTCGAGGGCTTCCTCACCGGCGGCGGCGCCCTGCTGCTGCACGACCCCCGACTGCTGGCCCTGCTCGACGAGTGGCTGACCGGGGTGAGCGGCGAGGTCTTCACCGACGTCCTGCCCCTGCTGCGCCGCACCTTCGCCGGGCTGGAGGCGGGCGTGCGCACCGGCATCGGCAGCCGGGTCGCGGCCGGCCCGCTCGACGCGCCCCCGGCGGAGCCCGCCCCGGCGGGCGAGCTGGACCGGGCCCGGGCCGACGCCGCCGCCCCCGTGGTGGCCCTGCTGCTCGGCGTCCGCCCGACGATCCCCAGACAGGCCACCGGCCGCAACACCTGA
- a CDS encoding cobalamin B12-binding domain-containing protein codes for MSVSGPIRVVVAKPGLDGHDRGAKVIARALRDAGMEVIYTGLHQTPEQVVDTAIQEDADGIGLSILSGAHMTLCARVLELLKERDAEDIKVFCGGIIPDEDIAELKAMGVADIFTPGTPTRDVVAWVEANLRAS; via the coding sequence ATGAGTGTGTCGGGGCCGATCCGTGTGGTGGTCGCCAAGCCGGGGCTCGACGGTCACGACCGTGGCGCCAAGGTCATTGCGCGTGCCCTGCGCGACGCCGGTATGGAGGTCATCTACACCGGACTGCACCAGACGCCCGAGCAGGTCGTGGACACCGCGATCCAGGAGGACGCGGACGGCATCGGACTGTCGATCCTCTCCGGTGCCCACATGACGCTCTGCGCGCGGGTGCTGGAGCTGCTGAAGGAGCGCGACGCGGAGGACATCAAGGTCTTCTGCGGCGGGATCATCCCGGACGAGGACATCGCCGAGCTCAAGGCGATGGGCGTCGCGGACATCTTCACCCCGGGCACGCCGACCCGGGACGTGGTCGCCTGGGTCGAGGCCAACCTCCGGGCGAGCTGA
- a CDS encoding SWIM zinc finger family protein, whose product MEERWSTEHVLSLAPDASSQKAAGKLSAPAPWSGTGTDGTAVWGECEGSGRTPYRTVVELATPAYQCSCPSRKFPCKHALGLLLLWSGTPEAVPAAEPADWAADWLKGRQERTERRKTLPPPDPEAARRRAERRGARVAAGAAELRLRLADRIRHGLADQSTAGPWEEVAARMVDAQAPGLATRVRELDTTPQERLLEEYAMLHLLATAATRVDELPPELAATVRTRIGYTQDSAEVLAGPTVRDRWLVLGSRDTADDRLTTRRVWLRGAKTGRPALLLAFGRPGQAPDIALPTGHLLEAELAYHPGARPLRAQLGDRYGAPEAGPAAPPAGLTVAEAVAAYGTAVADDPWLESWPAVLADVVPVRTPDGWYLTDGHHTVPIRTSTVPEAALWRLAAVSTGRPLTVFGEYGHQGFAPVTAWPEGHRPVGLTTA is encoded by the coding sequence ATGGAGGAACGCTGGAGCACCGAACACGTCCTGTCCCTGGCACCTGACGCCTCATCGCAGAAGGCCGCGGGCAAGCTCTCCGCGCCCGCACCGTGGTCCGGCACCGGCACCGACGGCACCGCGGTGTGGGGCGAGTGCGAGGGCAGCGGCCGTACGCCGTACCGCACCGTGGTCGAACTCGCCACGCCCGCCTACCAGTGCAGCTGCCCCAGCCGGAAGTTCCCGTGCAAGCACGCGCTCGGGCTCCTCCTGCTGTGGAGCGGCACGCCGGAGGCCGTCCCGGCCGCCGAACCCGCCGACTGGGCGGCCGACTGGCTCAAGGGCCGCCAGGAGCGCACCGAGAGGCGGAAGACGCTCCCGCCGCCCGATCCGGAGGCCGCCCGCCGCCGGGCCGAGCGGCGCGGCGCCCGGGTCGCGGCCGGCGCCGCCGAACTGCGGCTGCGCCTCGCCGACCGGATCCGGCACGGCCTGGCCGACCAGTCCACTGCCGGCCCCTGGGAGGAGGTCGCCGCCCGGATGGTCGACGCACAGGCTCCCGGACTGGCCACTCGGGTGAGGGAGTTGGATACCACGCCGCAGGAGCGGCTGCTGGAGGAGTACGCGATGCTCCACCTGCTCGCCACCGCCGCCACCCGGGTCGACGAGCTGCCGCCCGAACTGGCCGCGACCGTCCGCACCCGGATCGGCTACACCCAGGACTCCGCCGAGGTGCTGGCCGGCCCGACCGTGCGCGACCGCTGGCTGGTGCTCGGCAGCCGCGACACGGCGGACGACCGGCTCACCACCCGCCGGGTCTGGCTGCGCGGAGCCAAGACCGGCCGCCCGGCCCTGCTGCTCGCCTTCGGCCGCCCCGGCCAGGCCCCCGACATCGCCCTGCCCACCGGCCACCTGCTGGAGGCCGAACTCGCCTACCACCCCGGCGCCCGACCGCTGCGCGCCCAGCTCGGCGACCGCTACGGCGCCCCCGAGGCCGGGCCGGCCGCCCCGCCCGCCGGGCTCACCGTCGCCGAGGCCGTGGCCGCTTACGGCACCGCCGTCGCCGACGACCCGTGGCTGGAGAGCTGGCCCGCCGTCCTCGCCGACGTCGTCCCGGTCCGCACCCCGGACGGCTGGTACCTGACGGACGGCCACCACACCGTGCCGATCCGCACCTCGACCGTCCCGGAGGCGGCGCTGTGGCGGCTGGCCGCCGTCTCCACCGGGCGCCCGCTGACGGTCTTCGGCGAGTACGGCCACCAGGGCTTCGCCCCGGTCACCGCCTGGCCCGAGGGCCACCGACCGGTCGGCCTCACCACTGCTTAG
- a CDS encoding M23 family metallopeptidase, whose amino-acid sequence MAPEAAARPTRAELRLAAREQSRAQRRGAAKAATRTALLRVALPSVAALGVAAAAAITVQGEADQQRAEAAGRVSPQSAAAPDDTAARAAAQQVATAGGQAQASRGDARQPLAGAQPTDAPAAQPTAEPTPEPVKPKVVMPVAQHGLGELFGEAGTHWANRHTGIDFPVDGGTQVMAVTDGTIRTQWNPFYGYMSILKMPDGTEAWYCHLRAYKVRKGPVKQGDVIAFVGSSGNSTGPHLHFEIRPANGSGPVDPLPWFLSNGLDPR is encoded by the coding sequence ATGGCTCCCGAAGCAGCCGCCCGTCCGACCCGCGCGGAGCTGCGCCTCGCCGCCCGTGAGCAGTCCCGCGCCCAGCGCCGCGGCGCCGCCAAGGCCGCCACCCGGACGGCGCTGCTGCGGGTCGCGCTGCCGTCGGTGGCCGCGCTCGGGGTCGCCGCCGCGGCGGCGATCACCGTGCAGGGGGAGGCCGACCAGCAGCGGGCCGAGGCCGCCGGACGGGTGTCGCCGCAGTCCGCCGCCGCCCCGGACGACACGGCCGCCAGGGCGGCGGCCCAGCAGGTGGCGACGGCCGGCGGCCAGGCCCAGGCCTCGCGCGGCGACGCCCGCCAGCCGCTGGCCGGCGCCCAGCCCACCGATGCCCCGGCCGCGCAGCCCACCGCCGAGCCGACGCCCGAGCCGGTCAAGCCCAAGGTGGTCATGCCGGTCGCCCAGCACGGCCTCGGCGAACTGTTCGGCGAGGCCGGCACCCACTGGGCCAACCGCCACACCGGCATCGACTTCCCGGTGGACGGCGGCACCCAGGTCATGGCCGTCACCGACGGCACGATCCGCACCCAGTGGAACCCGTTCTACGGCTACATGTCGATACTCAAGATGCCCGACGGCACCGAGGCCTGGTACTGCCACCTGCGGGCGTACAAGGTCCGCAAGGGGCCGGTGAAGCAGGGCGACGTGATCGCCTTCGTCGGCAGCAGCGGCAACAGCACCGGGCCGCACCTGCACTTCGAGATCCGGCCCGCCAACGGCAGCGGGCCGGTCGACCCGCTGCCGTGGTTCCTCTCCAACGGCCTGGACCCGCGCTAG